Genomic window (Drosophila albomicans strain 15112-1751.03 chromosome X, ASM965048v2, whole genome shotgun sequence):
ACCCACTCGCCCTCCAACTCGCCCACCAACTCGCCCACCCACTCAGCCACCAACTCGCCCACCCACTCAGCCACCAACTCGCCCTCCAACTCGCCCACCAACTCGCCCACCAACTCGCCCACCCACTCCAACGCCAACCAAGCCATGGAATCGTTGCCAGCCATGTGGTCCAGGAGGTAGAGCCTGCCCTGGTTGCCCAGGACAAGGACCACTCTGCAAGGACCTCTTGGCTCAATTGGAAGCCATTGAGAAGAAGATCAGAGTTTGCGTCTGTGGCGAGAGCCGTTGGTTGGTCTAAGATCGACAAGAAGATACCGCACCGCACCGCACTTGATTGTTGACCATGAACTTCTATTTGAATTTACCGATAGAAATGAGTTATTTGTTATctaattaaaaactatatattaCTGCAGAGAAATTAAGCATATTTTGTTTCCATCTAGAGGGGGGAACCATTCAACAATGAGTTTTCTATTCCATTGACCAAAAATTTTTACCTGATTTCggattttgaaattatatctagcaaaattttcaaatttataagtGGAAAATCTGCAATCAAGATTGTTTGACTGATCGTTaagcaatttatatatataaaaaaaaaaaaaaaaaaaaaaaaaaaaaaaaaaacatttaatgtgAAAGCAACTTCATTCCTGAAAtaagcatatacatacatatgtatatactgaaaatcgtaaaataaaattttccatgcatatataaaatatatcatatatggTCACACTGTCTGATGTCATACCAAATTTTTGCTTGAATAACTTTGAAGTTTCTTATCAGTTTTGgtattattaaaacaatagATATTGTccaaaaattcttaaaaatactaaataaaataccacaaGAATACTTGAATATACCTAGGGctatacttaatatattattaaagtgCTATAGtagaggtcaaaatataccaggttATCAACCAAAGCAGCTCAGACCTTACAGACAGTAGGCGTAAtttgcaatacaaaataattcttaaataatttctacaattttcatctaATCCCAATAAAATTCTCAGGATACTATACTATCATtctttatacaaaaatatacaaaaatacaaaaaaattttgcTGAAAAAGAATGTTaattctatctcttatagtctctgagacaAAGTATAGAATTTCGTCTATGCGTATTCCAAAATCGCCGTCTAGGTTTAAGGAGAAGAACACTATAAACTTTCAAATTAAGATTCGTATTTTACGGAAAATATTACTAAAGTTGTCTTATGGTATTTGGATCTCAAAATATGTTGTTTTCTATACTCCAATAAGAAAAGTATCACTAGATCTTTTAGAATGTTGTACTCATATTTGGAAAGTAACCTAGAGTGAGAAAACAAAtctactgtttttttttctaaaatgtttttttttctttctttattttatttcttttcgtCATTCGATAAATTTAATCAGATTTGTCCTATCTTACAAAGTCCCTTCTAGCGTCAATCTCACACAAGTGACacccaatttttttttgcaattcatacattttttaagtGTTGTAAAGCACGCAatgtttacttaatttaaGTGTTCAGTGTTGCATAACAATAACTTAGCTTAAGTGTTGTGTAGTGTAAAACGATTAACAGATAATGAATGAAGCAATTCTACGCTATTCTATTTTAGTTATAAATGTTTTCAACATTACgaattgacaaaaaaaaaaaaaaaaaaatggtccGGTATTTTAAATCAGCATATGTTGTACAATTATAAGCATAAGTATAATGCTCCCGTCCGTattcgaaaatatttttgcctGCTTGTATGCAATCAAAAATACGCATCAAAACAAATGTTTCATTTCACAAAGAAAGTTGGagacatatttaaaatgtatttgcgCAATTGTGCAAATCAAGTATTCCAATTTTATGATGGCACGTGGTCACTGAGCAGTCCTATATAATGGCCAAATGAAGACATCGAAATCATCAGTTCGGTATCCAGATATCCAGCAAAAACATCATGAAACTAACCATTGCCTGTCTTATTGGTAAGTATTGCAACAActcacaaattgaatttgcaataCAACTTCTCTACTTTTAGCGAGCTTCCTGCTCTTCAACTGTGTCGATCTCTCGGTAGGAACCGAAGACTGTGGCTGCGAGACAAGCACTCGAGAACCTCTTACGACCCGGATGACAACAACCTGCGAACCGACAACACCTGAGACAACCACACCTGAGCCAACCAGGCCACCAAGGCCGACCAGACCATGGAGACCAACCAGGCCATGGAGGCCATGTCCTCCATGTGGTCCAGCTGGCCCGCGTTGTCCTGGCTGTCCCGAGCAGGGAGACCTATGCAGGGAACTCTTGGCTAAAATTAAAGCCCTTAGGGACAACATCAGGGCCTGCGTTTGTGGACAGAGTCGCTGGCTGTTGTAAGCCATAAACAAAGCAGAAAACATTTCTCACTTTTTTTCCATTAATGAGTAGAGTAgatgaatttgttaatttaattcttgccacattaataattactaataaatacaaaatttcatacTTTTAACAATAGTTCaatgatgtttttttttaaatgtaagcAAGCTATCAAAGCTTCAACCCACTGTTAAGGAATacaaataccaaatgaaatatatggATTAAGTGAGACCttacttattttaagtttGTTCCAATTGATACTGTTCCTATGCCtcagtaaaataaaaaaatactgatgTGGGTTTTGACCGAGAATTGGTTTTATAAGTTTCTGCTCTAAGCAAAACTATTGATTCTTGACCGACAGTAACAGGAGAGAcaatatagtaatattttaACACTCAGATCTCAGAGAGCAATGGAACTAACATTATTTTCCAATAAGAAAAAATCTACagccgagtgtgctcgactgtgagatactcgctacttattttggaaaaaaactgaagtatttattttaaaatgtaccgaattaatacactgaaaaaatactaacattaaaccaattgtttttttttttttttttttttttttttatactgtATACAGTACTGTATTcaaacccctagtaagtagacATTTTTcccatataaaaaaaattttttaataaacataaactaaCAGGCAAATCAATcatgttttccattttaacAACATgccaaaataattgaaaaacaagtaaaaaagctacaatcgagtgttcTAAACCAAATTAAAGTACTGCAAGAATAGTAAAATACATAGAGGCTATATTTGAAGTACTCCttgcaaaatataacaaacgGAAATCTCAAGATATTTGAATTGCGATTggaagaaataatttaataagccAAAAATGAAGTGCCTAAGATAATCTGTGGTAAAAcgagtttaaaataaaaaataaaataaactgcaCTAAACGACAAAATTAACAGTTTATTTAAACTATATTACCTGAAGAGATAtgtgttttttataaaataagtttCTGGCACATTTATTGATATAACAAATAGTTAAAATGTGGTTCGAATATAtgatgtggtatattttaataccaagccatatattcggtatattatttacatattttagtaATCAAGTCTCCCTCATACATAATAAGTTAGATAAGTTGGAGTCCAGAACACTCATTTCTATCTTTGggacttaaaaaaaatgtcgAGTCTGAAAATCCTAAATGGCTTTCCATAGTAAACCTTAGCATACTTCGTagcatattcaaaatatgacataaataaattatcgGTTAAATGCACCGTAacatcatatttatttacactaGAAAAAGCTTTCTTGAAAACAGTGCACAATGCACGTCTAGAAATAAAAGCCTACATGTATAAAATGCAGTATTggtttatttaaacaattgatTAGCACAATTGTTcgatttataaatatttataatgctATTTGTACGATAGCCATATTACTATAAATTGGCCAAGCTGAGCCCTAGAAAGTATCAGATTCTTCCTTTGCTTCGAATTGCATTGTGATCCATCATGAAAATTGCTATTGCCTGTCTTATTGGTAAGACTTATACGACTGTTCTTCATCTTTTTGGATGAAGAACCTGGTATTAATCTggaaaataaatctttttctTTCAGCGAGCTTCTTGCTCTTGAGTTTCGTCGACTTCTCAGAGGGAACATCTCCGGAGGAGGACTGTGGTTGTACAAAGTCAACCACCAGAGCCCCACCAACCACTTGCAGGACAACCAGACCCCCACCAACCACTTGCAGGACAACCAGACCTCCGACAACCAGACCCCCTCCAACCACTCGTAGAACTACCCGCAGAACCACCCGCAGAACTACTCGCAGGACGACTCGCAGGACCACTCGCAGAACTACTCGCAGGACGACTCGCAGGACCACTCGCAGGACCACAACTCGTAGACCAAGACCAACAACCCGCAGACCAAGACCAACCAGACCATGGAGGCCATGTGAGCCATGTGGTCCTGCTGGCAAGGCCTGTCCTGGTTGTCCTGAGCAAGGAGAACTCTGCAAGGATCTCTTGGCTCAACTGCAAGCCATTGAGAACAAGATCAGAGTTTGCGTCTGTGGCCAGAGCCGCTGGTTGGTATAAGATGAACATGGAAGCAGTATTTTCACCTATAGCTTTTTACTAATGTATATTGATTGAtccatttaaatgtttttttttttctaattgaaataaatcagAATATTattgcataaaaattaatactgTTTTGACTATTAAGGAATTGTACAGCTTTATTTCTCATTCCTGATATATCAGATTTACTTGTTTTCTATATAGTTTTTAGAGTTTATTACCATAGTTGTATTTATATTCCTTTTCACTTTCATTCCtcatcaatatattttgcaaaatcagtcgattttttaaattcttccCTTTTTATTGTGCTCTGATGATCCTTTTAATCAAACATAATTTGTTGAATACTCATGAAATTACGAATTACACTAGCACTTGCAAATTGTTGGGCTTCTCTATTTATCTTAATGGTAACAAGATGTTTTTACATAACGAAACTATTAAAGAAACAGCGTGTTTTTACATTTCACGCTTCTATTTCAAAATGGCTTGAATGTCGTTGAAATTTTCGAAGATTGCACTTTGAAATACTGAGCAGACGtggttttattgttgtatacAACATTGTTAATACATTGTTTGATGAAACTTaagttaaaattcaaataaaaacaagtaagaaaactacccgctacccat
Coding sequences:
- the LOC117578140 gene encoding salivary glue protein Sgs-3-like isoform X7, which encodes MKFTIACLIASFLLFNCVDLSVGTEDCGCETSTREPLTTRMTTTCEPTTPETTTPEPTRPPRPTRPWRPTRPWRPCPPCGPAGPRCPGCPEQGDLCRELLAKIKALRDNIRACVCGQSRWLL
- the LOC117578140 gene encoding salivary glue protein Sgs-3-like isoform X2, translated to MKLTIACLIASFLLLSFVDFSEGTSPEEDCGCTKSTTRAPPTTCRTTRPPPTTCRTTRPPTTRPPPTTRRTTRRTTRRTTRRTTRRTTRRTTRRTTRRTTRRTTTRRPRPTTRRPRPTRPWRPCEPCGPAGKACPGCPEQGELCKDLLAQLQAIENKIRVCVCGQSRWLV
- the LOC117578140 gene encoding salivary glue protein Sgs-3-like isoform X6, which translates into the protein MKLTIACLIASFLLFNCVDLSVGTEDCGCETSTREPLTTRMTTTCEPTTPETTTPEPTRPPRPTRPWRPTRPWRPCPPCGPAGPRCPGCPEQGDLCRELLAKIKALRDNIRACVCGQSRWLL
- the LOC117578140 gene encoding spore coat protein SP85-like isoform X4, which gives rise to MKFTIACLIASFLLINCIGVSEGGCGCTKSTTTRCTKAPTKCPTRPPTQPPTRPPTQPPTRPPTRPPTRPPTRPPTPTPTKPWNRCQPCGPGGRACPGCPGQGPLCKDLLAQLEAIEKKIRVCVCGESRWLV
- the LOC117578140 gene encoding salivary glue protein Sgs-3-like isoform X5; translated protein: MKFTIACLIASFLLINCIGVSEGGCGCTKSTTTRCTKAPTKCPTRPPTQPPTRPPTRPPTRPPTRPPTPTPTKPWNRCQPCGPGGRACPGCPGQGPLCKDLLAQLEAIEKKIRVCVCGESRWLV
- the LOC117578140 gene encoding salivary glue protein Sgs-3-like isoform X1, producing MKIAIACLIASFLLLSFVDFSEGTSPEEDCGCTKSTTRAPPTTCRTTRPPPTTCRTTRPPTTRPPPTTRRTTRRTTRRTTRRTTRRTTRRTTRRTTRRTTRRTTTRRPRPTTRRPRPTRPWRPCEPCGPAGKACPGCPEQGELCKDLLAQLQAIENKIRVCVCGQSRWLV
- the LOC117578140 gene encoding salivary glue protein Sgs-3-like isoform X8 — its product is MKFTIACLIASFLLINCIGVSEGGCGCTKSTTTRCTKAPTKCPTRPPTQPPTRPPTQPPTRPPTPTPTKPWNRCQPCGPGGRACPGCPGQGPLCKDLLAQLEAIEKKIRVCVCGESRWLV